The following proteins are co-located in the Campylobacter concisus genome:
- a CDS encoding tetratricopeptide repeat protein, producing MKKLLIILFFPLYLTAFNLSLNSGANGDKPYSVLQLSDEQEFECVEQILAYDTKRYVCMLDDEILPKIEDTTLPLMDIKYKKQDGKLFIVIMPKAPSKLLNIKTELYSSQNVQYSPKTTISKHFSIIIDTSLSENSKRKSGLNFKPDFKDMLNPSIGALDLNKAPIAGLDSNDIDIYISIKRAYEKGAYENVVKDTQTAIKRHPNSLFSSEFLLFRLRALDKIFETKNEFEEIEPKDIVSEGRAWIRKFPSDENYPEVLYLIARAYLKDSIASDAKYMLDILNEEHANSKFTKLAALDYADYLYKIGRQKEALKDYEKVLYSTNDIDLASRAALSLADANIDKEKFDEAKKFILKIANANEKFFMNNPTKSMNLATTFASKDMPDVAAKIYEILINNSDRTKDFYEVALKNLALNLAKTKDEKKAYEYLNRYETEFKYGDYIDEVTKAKDGLFFEEKDKNATALHARYKELIEKYAGTNISQKALISELELDIKERKFSDALSYKTMAKDGNLSKAMELINEAALELTKEYFIKDDCTAVINLLENYDINKISLPQFKLFNCYYRTARYNDALELAKAHAKDENLEDRVEWLVNLSKILYKNKDYEHAIIAANDALSLGSSVEYSDPTPSLFDRFYSLLALKRFTEAISTISAIEQLRGQDFKIIEAYTAISDYAMKSNDYAIATTYAKKALELQTKAKINTFSPKINFNYSEASLKTDNLDEALDEAKFILNMKLGPEDRLHALNLISEIYIRQKQFKLARPYLNECSDSNFISPYKDACKAKLDMIGKN from the coding sequence ATGAAAAAGCTCTTAATTATTTTATTTTTTCCGCTTTATCTAACTGCTTTTAATCTTAGCCTAAATAGCGGCGCAAATGGTGATAAACCTTATAGCGTTCTTCAGCTAAGCGATGAGCAAGAATTTGAATGCGTGGAGCAAATTTTAGCCTATGACACCAAACGCTATGTCTGCATGCTCGATGATGAAATTTTGCCAAAAATTGAAGATACGACACTGCCATTAATGGATATAAAATATAAAAAGCAAGATGGCAAGCTTTTTATCGTCATAATGCCAAAAGCACCGTCAAAACTGTTAAATATAAAAACTGAGCTTTATAGCAGTCAAAATGTACAATATAGCCCAAAAACAACCATTTCAAAACACTTTAGCATAATCATAGATACTTCACTCAGTGAAAATAGCAAAAGAAAGTCCGGGCTAAATTTTAAACCTGATTTTAAAGATATGCTAAATCCTAGTATCGGAGCGCTTGATCTTAACAAAGCTCCTATTGCTGGACTTGATAGTAATGACATTGACATCTACATAAGCATAAAAAGAGCTTATGAAAAAGGCGCTTATGAAAATGTAGTAAAAGATACTCAAACAGCGATAAAAAGGCATCCAAATAGCCTTTTTTCAAGTGAATTTTTACTATTTCGCCTAAGGGCTCTTGATAAAATTTTTGAGACAAAAAATGAGTTTGAAGAGATCGAGCCAAAAGATATCGTAAGTGAAGGTAGGGCTTGGATCAGAAAATTCCCATCTGATGAAAACTATCCAGAGGTGCTCTACCTAATCGCTAGAGCCTACCTAAAAGATAGCATCGCAAGTGATGCAAAATATATGCTTGATATCTTAAACGAAGAGCACGCAAACTCAAAATTTACGAAACTTGCAGCGCTTGATTACGCTGATTATCTCTATAAAATAGGCAGACAAAAGGAGGCGCTAAAAGACTATGAAAAAGTGCTTTACTCCACAAACGACATCGACCTTGCAAGTAGAGCAGCACTAAGCCTAGCTGATGCAAATATTGATAAAGAAAAATTTGATGAAGCAAAGAAATTTATACTAAAAATCGCAAATGCGAATGAAAAATTTTTTATGAATAACCCAACAAAGTCGATGAATCTTGCAACTACATTTGCAAGTAAAGATATGCCTGATGTGGCTGCTAAAATTTATGAAATCTTGATAAATAATAGCGATAGAACGAAAGATTTTTATGAAGTTGCTTTAAAAAATTTAGCACTAAATCTAGCCAAAACAAAAGATGAGAAAAAAGCATACGAATACTTAAATAGATATGAGACAGAGTTTAAATATGGTGATTATATCGATGAAGTCACTAAAGCAAAAGATGGATTATTTTTTGAAGAAAAAGATAAAAATGCCACTGCACTTCATGCAAGATATAAAGAGCTAATTGAAAAATATGCTGGAACAAATATTAGTCAAAAGGCTCTAATAAGCGAGCTTGAGCTGGATATTAAAGAGCGTAAATTCTCCGATGCACTATCTTACAAAACCATGGCAAAAGATGGAAATTTAAGTAAGGCAATGGAGCTGATAAATGAGGCTGCGCTAGAGCTTACAAAAGAGTATTTTATAAAAGATGATTGCACGGCTGTTATAAATTTACTTGAAAACTACGATATAAACAAAATCTCATTACCGCAATTTAAGCTCTTTAACTGCTATTACAGAACGGCCCGCTACAACGATGCACTTGAGCTCGCAAAAGCTCATGCAAAAGATGAAAATTTAGAAGATAGAGTTGAGTGGCTGGTAAATTTGAGCAAAATTTTATATAAAAATAAAGACTACGAGCATGCGATCATTGCCGCAAATGATGCGCTTTCACTTGGCTCATCAGTCGAATATTCAGATCCAACACCATCTCTTTTTGACAGGTTTTACTCATTGCTTGCATTAAAACGCTTTACGGAGGCGATCTCAACCATTAGTGCTATCGAGCAGCTAAGAGGCCAAGACTTTAAGATTATCGAAGCATATACGGCCATAAGTGACTATGCGATGAAAAGCAATGACTACGCCATCGCTACAACATATGCCAAAAAAGCTCTTGAGCTACAAACAAAAGCAAAGATAAATACATTTTCGCCAAAGATAAATTTTAACTACTCAGAAGCTTCACTAAAGACAGATAACCTAGATGAGGCGCTTGACGAGGCGAAATTTATACTAAACATGAAGCTTGGACCAGAAGACCGCTTACACGCTTTAAATTTGATAAGTGAAATTTATATAAGGCAAAAGCAGTTTAAGTTGGCTAGGCCTTATTTAAATGAGTGCTCTGACTCAAATTTTATAAGCCCGTATAAAGATGCTTGCAAAGCTAAGCTTGATATGATAGGCAAAAACTAA
- a CDS encoding TerC family protein — MFEWFSSPEAWISLLTLTGLEIVLGIDNIIFIAILVGKLPPEQRGSGRIVGLGLAMVTRILLLLSLFWIMKLTKPLFTIAEFSISGRDLVLILGGLFLLVKSTLEIHSSVSGESEEHKNSKKSHANFLVIVSEIAVLDIVFSLDSVITAVGMAEHIEIMIIAVILAVGVMMIASKGISNFVDNNPTIKILALAFLVLVGMTLVAEGLGFHIPKGYIYFAMAFSLAVESINIYAKKKVVAK, encoded by the coding sequence ATGTTTGAATGGTTTAGTTCGCCAGAAGCGTGGATATCACTACTTACGTTAACTGGCTTAGAAATAGTTTTAGGCATAGATAATATTATATTTATCGCTATTTTGGTAGGCAAACTGCCTCCAGAGCAACGCGGCAGTGGTAGGATTGTAGGCTTAGGGCTAGCTATGGTGACTAGAATTTTACTTTTACTTTCATTGTTTTGGATCATGAAGCTAACAAAGCCACTCTTTACTATCGCAGAATTTAGCATAAGCGGCCGAGATTTGGTGCTCATACTAGGTGGTCTATTTTTACTTGTAAAATCGACCCTTGAAATACATTCTAGTGTTTCTGGCGAAAGCGAAGAGCATAAAAATAGCAAAAAATCACATGCAAATTTCTTGGTTATCGTAAGCGAGATAGCTGTTTTGGATATTGTTTTTTCTCTTGATAGTGTTATCACGGCTGTTGGAATGGCTGAGCATATAGAGATAATGATCATAGCTGTTATTTTAGCAGTTGGTGTAATGATGATAGCGTCAAAAGGTATTTCTAATTTTGTAGATAATAACCCGACTATAAAAATTTTAGCACTTGCATTTTTGGTGCTTGTGGGCATGACGCTCGTTGCTGAAGGATTAGGATTTCATATTCCAAAGGGATATATCTATTTTGCGATGGCATTTTCATTAGCAGTAGAAAGTATAAATATCTATGCTAAAAAGAAAGTAGTAGCTAAATAA
- the purN gene encoding phosphoribosylglycinamide formyltransferase, translating to MLTKKIAVLFSGSGSNLEAILKKVHNQIFNGIKIEVCLCICNKPGAYGIERAKKFGLETTIIESAKFKNREEFDAAVVEQILKSGAELTVLAGFMRILTPVFTSKIKAINLHPSILPLFKGAHAIKESFESDMMIGGVSVHYVSEELDGGKLIAQRAFEREDGMSLEDWESKIHAIEHEILPDSIIKILTKEANV from the coding sequence ATGCTTACGAAAAAAATAGCCGTACTTTTTAGCGGTAGTGGCTCAAATTTAGAAGCGATACTTAAAAAAGTTCATAATCAAATTTTTAATGGCATAAAAATCGAAGTTTGCCTTTGTATCTGCAACAAGCCAGGCGCATATGGCATCGAGCGAGCTAAGAAATTTGGGCTTGAGACGACGATAATAGAGAGTGCTAAATTTAAAAATCGTGAGGAATTTGACGCTGCAGTTGTGGAGCAAATTTTAAAAAGCGGCGCCGAGCTAACAGTACTTGCTGGATTTATGAGGATATTAACTCCTGTTTTTACATCAAAGATAAAAGCCATAAATTTACATCCTTCCATATTGCCACTTTTTAAGGGTGCTCATGCGATAAAAGAGAGCTTTGAGAGCGATATGATGATAGGTGGTGTGAGCGTGCACTACGTGAGCGAGGAGCTTGACGGAGGTAAACTCATCGCACAAAGAGCGTTTGAAAGAGAAGATGGTATGAGCTTAGAGGATTGGGAGAGCAAAATCCATGCGATAGAGCATGAAATTTTGCCTGATAGCATAATAAAAATTTTAACAAAGGAAGCAAATGTTTGA
- a CDS encoding NAD(P)H-hydrate dehydratase codes for MKNLYLDTRVLDERASEKFKLSEELLMENAAVAVANFIRKKFKKGMRVLGICGGGNNGADVLCTLRMLEGEFECEFILISQNLKPLASKQLERAKLANVHESHDIDISLKETNCVIDGLFGSGLNRNLDEKHIELISKINASLAYIIACDVPSGLSSEGKVLGACVKADTTITMGARKLALYSDAAKDFVGKIKVADLGISTQNYECESDYHLLKKCDLILPNRKNQCVNKGDFGHAFIVSGEHIGASKLCAKAAFAFGTGLVSVICEQGLNLPTHIMQASKISDKMNAGAVGMGLGKKGIEELDTQILKSKKLVLDADIFYSAKVLDLLNENCVLTPHPKEFCSLLKLCNIADIDVKTLQENRFAYAKSWSEKFKAVLVLKGANTIIAKDGEIYIMPCGKNILAKGGSGDVLSGLVLALLAQGYEPLDAAISATLAHALSLKNFKKNSYALEPTDIIKGVKCLRKK; via the coding sequence ATGAAAAATTTATATTTAGACACGAGAGTTTTAGACGAGAGGGCGAGCGAGAAATTTAAACTTAGCGAAGAGCTTTTAATGGAAAATGCAGCCGTAGCCGTAGCAAATTTTATCCGTAAGAAATTTAAAAAAGGTATGAGGGTACTAGGCATTTGCGGTGGTGGAAATAACGGTGCTGACGTGCTTTGCACTTTAAGGATGCTAGAGGGCGAGTTTGAGTGCGAATTTATCCTGATTAGCCAAAATTTAAAGCCACTTGCGAGCAAGCAGCTTGAACGTGCAAAACTAGCTAATGTGCACGAAAGCCATGATATAGACATTAGTTTAAAAGAAACGAACTGTGTCATAGATGGACTTTTTGGCTCTGGTTTAAATAGAAATTTAGACGAAAAGCACATAGAGCTCATCTCAAAAATAAACGCCAGCCTCGCTTACATCATCGCTTGTGATGTACCAAGCGGGCTAAGTAGCGAGGGCAAGGTGCTCGGCGCTTGCGTAAAAGCAGATACTACGATCACGATGGGAGCTAGAAAGCTAGCTCTTTATAGCGACGCGGCAAAAGACTTTGTTGGCAAGATAAAGGTCGCTGATCTTGGCATAAGCACGCAAAACTACGAATGCGAGAGTGACTATCACCTGCTTAAAAAATGCGACCTTATACTTCCAAATAGAAAAAATCAGTGTGTAAATAAGGGCGACTTTGGCCACGCATTTATTGTATCTGGCGAGCACATAGGAGCTAGCAAACTTTGCGCAAAGGCAGCATTTGCCTTTGGGACTGGGCTAGTTAGCGTGATATGCGAGCAGGGCTTAAATTTGCCAACGCATATCATGCAAGCTAGCAAGATAAGCGATAAAATGAACGCTGGAGCCGTTGGCATGGGGCTTGGCAAAAAGGGCATAGAAGAGCTTGATACGCAAATTTTAAAGAGCAAAAAGCTAGTGCTTGACGCTGATATCTTTTACAGCGCAAAAGTGCTTGATCTACTAAATGAAAACTGTGTTTTAACGCCCCATCCAAAGGAATTTTGCTCACTTTTAAAGCTTTGTAATATAGCAGATATCGACGTAAAAACATTACAAGAAAATAGATTTGCTTATGCTAAGTCTTGGAGCGAGAAATTTAAGGCTGTGCTAGTACTTAAAGGCGCAAATACAATAATTGCTAAAGATGGAGAAATTTATATCATGCCTTGTGGTAAAAATATACTTGCAAAGGGTGGCAGTGGTGACGTGCTAAGCGGACTTGTACTTGCTCTTTTAGCTCAAGGCTACGAGCCACTGGATGCTGCTATTTCGGCTACACTAGCTCATGCACTAAGCCTTAAAAATTTCAAAAAAAATAGCTACGCGCTCGAGCCAACAGACATTATAAAAGGAGTAAAATGCTTACGAAAAAAATAG
- a CDS encoding TnsA endonuclease N-terminal domain-containing protein, with translation MSVRKIPKNYRSSTGIFQSLKNKSPISYESLLERDFYLLLEFNHEVQSYEEQPLTTQYAYRNSIYRYTPDCLVQYYPNFNKLPCVFEIKFSEELKEKKVFLDAKFFQIEQYLYENDMNFKIFTELDIDPIYLENAKLIYTYANLQSTNAVKDTFNLCKKYSGKTLAYILNQISDNRLRQAEFIPYIWYLVFSSKLKIDMYKPINFNTPIRICDE, from the coding sequence ATGTCAGTACGAAAAATTCCAAAAAACTATCGCTCATCCACCGGAATATTTCAGAGTTTGAAAAACAAGTCGCCTATCTCCTATGAATCTTTGCTCGAAAGAGACTTTTACTTACTTTTAGAATTTAATCATGAAGTTCAATCCTATGAAGAACAACCGCTTACAACACAATATGCCTATAGAAATTCAATTTACAGATATACCCCTGATTGTCTAGTACAATACTATCCAAATTTTAATAAGCTTCCATGCGTATTTGAAATCAAATTTAGCGAAGAACTTAAAGAAAAGAAAGTTTTTCTAGATGCAAAATTCTTTCAAATTGAACAATATCTGTATGAAAATGATATGAATTTTAAAATATTTACAGAACTCGATATAGATCCAATATATCTTGAGAATGCAAAACTAATCTACACATATGCTAATCTTCAGAGCACCAATGCGGTCAAAGACACATTTAACTTGTGTAAAAAATATTCAGGAAAAACACTTGCATATATTTTAAACCAAATTAGCGACAATAGACTAAGACAAGCAGAATTCATTCCCTATATTTGGTATTTAGTTTTTTCTTCAAAGCTCAAAATAGATATGTATAAGCCTATAAATTTTAATACTCCAATAAGGATCTGCGATGAATAA
- a CDS encoding Mu transposase C-terminal domain-containing protein, whose amino-acid sequence MNKVQYAIGMHIFYNNVEYIVVRQINFQEIMAQNISTGEKAILPIQEMTKESQISNQEDNQQDINPLELSSNDWNEANKRLEIIKPILGVVTNRIKAIKQRAAEYNLHPSTIYRWLEAYKNSGNLLASIAPKNQAKGGRGRLRTVEEVELIIKKTIEELYLSKQKYSSKKTYMAIAQRCKNAKIKPPSENTVRSRIQSLSDKEVLKRRESARMADRKYRNTDGMFPAGKYPLDFIQIDHTPMDIIVVDEVYGQPIGRPYLTIAMDIYSRMVMGFFISLDEPSYFSVSQCLTQAMLSKEKYLRSLEVDGEWNIWGIPKTIGLDNAAEFRGKDLQRVCEHYGIELNWRPVARPQFGGHIERIIGTAMREVHTLPGTTFSNIQQRGEYKSEKYATMTLKSLEKWLAEYIINVYHKQIHSGINCTPEHKYEIGIFGDGKTSLGRGLPERIADEDKFKISLLPTIERTIQQSGIKIDSIQYYADALRRWIRAKDKDKKARKFIFKRDLRDISTIWFYDPEIKEYYPIPFRNISYPPISVWDLRAIKKYLDDNNVTGYDEVTIFSAYEKMKQIEKDSAQKVKSIRRKHSAQKHRDTKRKFDNIPKTKSKSNASSDAENDISLSDLYKDVEPFDDIEIL is encoded by the coding sequence ATGAATAAGGTGCAATATGCTATAGGCATGCATATTTTTTATAACAATGTAGAATATATAGTTGTTAGACAAATTAACTTTCAAGAAATCATGGCACAGAATATTTCAACTGGAGAAAAAGCTATTCTCCCTATTCAAGAAATGACAAAAGAGTCTCAAATTTCCAATCAAGAAGATAATCAACAAGACATCAACCCGTTAGAACTAAGTTCAAATGACTGGAACGAAGCCAATAAAAGACTAGAAATTATAAAACCTATCTTGGGTGTAGTCACCAATAGAATTAAGGCCATCAAGCAAAGGGCTGCTGAATATAACTTGCACCCAAGTACAATTTATAGGTGGCTTGAAGCATACAAAAACTCAGGCAATCTTCTAGCTTCTATAGCCCCAAAAAATCAAGCCAAGGGAGGCAGAGGACGTCTTAGAACAGTTGAAGAGGTGGAATTGATAATTAAAAAAACAATTGAGGAGCTATATCTCTCGAAACAGAAATATTCATCAAAAAAGACATATATGGCGATAGCCCAAAGATGCAAAAATGCAAAAATTAAGCCGCCTAGCGAAAACACGGTACGCTCCAGAATCCAGTCGCTGTCGGACAAGGAAGTTCTTAAACGAAGAGAAAGCGCTAGAATGGCCGACAGAAAATATAGAAATACAGATGGTATGTTTCCAGCAGGAAAATATCCGCTTGATTTTATACAAATCGACCATACCCCAATGGATATTATTGTTGTAGATGAAGTGTACGGACAGCCTATAGGAAGACCATATTTGACCATAGCGATGGATATTTATAGTAGAATGGTCATGGGGTTTTTTATAAGCCTAGATGAACCTAGTTATTTTTCAGTCTCACAATGCCTTACACAAGCAATGCTATCAAAAGAGAAATATTTAAGAAGCCTAGAAGTCGATGGCGAATGGAATATTTGGGGGATTCCTAAAACAATAGGACTCGATAATGCGGCAGAATTTAGAGGAAAGGATTTGCAAAGGGTTTGTGAGCACTACGGCATAGAGTTAAATTGGAGACCTGTTGCAAGACCGCAGTTTGGTGGTCACATAGAAAGGATTATAGGTACCGCTATGAGAGAAGTACACACTCTGCCTGGCACCACTTTTTCAAATATTCAGCAAAGAGGAGAATATAAATCCGAAAAATATGCCACTATGACGCTCAAGTCTCTTGAAAAATGGCTTGCCGAATACATCATAAATGTTTACCACAAACAGATACATAGCGGCATAAATTGTACTCCAGAGCATAAATATGAGATAGGAATATTCGGCGATGGTAAAACATCCTTGGGTAGAGGCCTGCCTGAAAGAATTGCTGATGAAGATAAATTTAAAATTTCGCTACTACCTACTATTGAACGCACAATCCAGCAATCTGGAATTAAAATAGATAGCATTCAATACTATGCAGATGCCTTAAGAAGATGGATTAGAGCCAAAGATAAAGACAAGAAAGCTAGAAAATTTATTTTCAAAAGAGACCTAAGAGATATAAGTACAATTTGGTTCTATGACCCTGAAATAAAGGAGTATTATCCAATTCCTTTTAGGAATATATCCTATCCTCCAATATCAGTCTGGGATTTAAGGGCTATCAAAAAATATCTTGACGACAACAATGTAACTGGATACGATGAAGTGACTATCTTTTCGGCATATGAAAAAATGAAACAAATCGAAAAAGATTCTGCGCAAAAAGTAAAAAGTATAAGAAGGAAGCACTCCGCACAAAAACATAGAGATACGAAAAGGAAATTTGATAATATACCAAAGACCAAATCTAAGTCAAATGCCTCATCTGATGCTGAAAATGACATATCTTTATCTGATTTATATAAAGATGTTGAGCCTTTCGATGATATAGAGATTTTATAA
- a CDS encoding TniB family NTP-binding protein — protein sequence MENQHLIQQAQDALLLTDEERIAFMLNEKWFLYPIAKEILKELEFHLKHPKKNRMKGRLIVGGTNNGKTSIVNKFIRSHMPYDDENVKITPVVAVSAPESSNPSDLYGSILHKLGVPYKNTDRATKKKEKVEGIFLLCRTNMLIIDEIHNIIVAPVQKQKAFMVALKNLSNELMIPIILVGTADALHAINTDSQISNRFPPLVVPKWKYDRSFLSLLASIEKTLPLRKQSNMATSKEISNYILDYSEGYIGEIIDLINLAAQYAIEQKIESITMETLKKSNFVRPSMRKNITDFIEI from the coding sequence ATGGAAAACCAACATTTAATTCAACAAGCACAAGATGCATTATTGCTTACAGATGAAGAAAGAATTGCTTTTATGTTAAACGAGAAGTGGTTTTTATACCCAATTGCCAAAGAAATTCTAAAAGAATTAGAATTTCATCTTAAGCATCCCAAAAAAAATAGAATGAAAGGCAGGCTTATTGTTGGCGGAACCAACAACGGAAAAACGTCTATCGTAAATAAATTTATTAGAAGCCATATGCCATATGATGATGAAAATGTCAAAATAACGCCAGTAGTAGCGGTGAGTGCGCCCGAAAGCTCCAATCCATCAGACCTATATGGAAGTATTTTACACAAGCTAGGGGTCCCATATAAAAACACAGACAGAGCTACAAAAAAGAAAGAAAAGGTTGAGGGAATATTTTTACTATGTCGCACTAATATGCTTATAATCGATGAAATACACAATATTATAGTGGCACCCGTACAAAAACAAAAAGCCTTTATGGTGGCATTAAAAAATCTTAGCAACGAGTTAATGATACCCATCATATTGGTAGGCACTGCCGATGCACTACATGCTATAAATACAGATTCGCAAATAAGTAATCGATTTCCGCCACTGGTTGTACCAAAATGGAAATACGATAGATCTTTTTTATCCTTACTGGCAAGCATAGAAAAAACTCTCCCTCTAAGAAAACAATCAAATATGGCCACCTCAAAAGAGATATCAAATTATATTTTAGACTACTCTGAAGGGTATATAGGAGAAATTATAGATTTAATAAACTTAGCTGCTCAATATGCCATAGAACAAAAAATTGAAAGCATTACCATGGAAACACTTAAAAAATCTAATTTTGTGCGCCCTTCTATGAGAAAAAATATTACTGATTTTATAGAAATATGA
- a CDS encoding TniQ family protein, translating to MISHVTRFINLNDRDFVIHPKPQDDELLSSWLVRVALANDAAATSFTNMHFREYARNIIWQRDLDIWCPQDLMKRLSEKSHLSKEQILDMTLKSYEGKLQEHINGRTRTRFVQPLGNYCHIKRNGGLRFCPKCLKEDIVPYFRKTWRLSFYTACIKHDCFLHSRCPTCGSPLVIYKHYNERDFTFCYKCGTDLKTAPAHTINKLSYGLKAVECLLQILSEGYGIKFGKKVASIDFFHFLKQINKMIYLWRKTDGVFEHEILGDVIKFNTTTKNKCYEDFITIEEQYLLYSGSCFLIQSDSNFKDFIQNNHILQCHIYKDFR from the coding sequence ATGATAAGCCATGTTACTAGATTTATAAATTTAAACGATAGGGACTTTGTGATTCATCCAAAGCCTCAAGACGACGAATTACTATCGTCATGGCTAGTAAGAGTAGCTCTAGCAAACGATGCAGCAGCTACATCTTTTACTAACATGCATTTTAGAGAATATGCAAGAAATATTATCTGGCAAAGGGATTTGGATATATGGTGTCCTCAAGATCTTATGAAGCGACTCTCGGAAAAAAGTCATTTATCAAAGGAGCAAATTCTAGATATGACATTAAAAAGCTATGAAGGAAAACTACAAGAACATATTAATGGTAGAACCAGAACTCGCTTTGTACAGCCCCTTGGGAACTATTGCCATATAAAAAGAAATGGCGGATTAAGATTTTGTCCCAAATGCCTAAAGGAGGATATAGTACCCTACTTTAGAAAGACATGGAGACTTTCTTTTTATACAGCATGTATCAAGCACGACTGTTTTCTGCACAGCAGATGTCCTACATGTGGCTCTCCACTAGTAATTTATAAGCATTACAACGAAAGAGACTTTACTTTTTGCTATAAATGTGGCACCGATCTTAAAACGGCACCTGCTCATACTATAAATAAACTTTCTTACGGGCTTAAAGCAGTAGAATGTTTGCTACAAATACTAAGTGAGGGCTACGGTATAAAATTCGGAAAAAAAGTAGCGTCAATCGATTTTTTTCATTTTTTAAAACAGATTAATAAAATGATTTATTTATGGAGAAAAACAGATGGCGTATTTGAGCACGAAATATTAGGAGATGTCATAAAATTTAATACTACAACTAAAAATAAATGCTATGAGGACTTTATAACCATAGAAGAACAGTATCTACTGTATTCCGGCTCTTGTTTTTTGATTCAATCAGATTCAAATTTTAAAGATTTTATTCAAAATAATCACATATTGCAGTGCCATATATATAAAGATTTTAGATAA